The following are encoded together in the Janthinobacterium sp. Marseille genome:
- a CDS encoding tetratricopeptide repeat protein produces the protein MKNALVIVTLSALITATANTQAQPQTPETAAAATQESPAPLTAKPPASSKKAATGKTEDPLPSVQLTAPLLYKLLRAELALQRGDWQLAYVSMLVTAQETRDPRLAERAAKVALSAKQVSEALSAVRLWHELAPNSDEANQFYLGLIILGDNLKEARPILIERLRLASPQTRGVLILEIQRLLANTKDKNAAFALLEEVTTPYQDLVETHLALAQSAFTKNDIARANSEAHIALKLKPDMELAALMVAQSTSSRAEALQILTDFIKANPKAREVRVAYAKILIDNKQYDQAREQFEQLLKDDPKDLTILYAMGILGAQTNDIPMAEKYLSAYLQALEDNPDESRDPVQAQLIMSQIAEDRKDYATALKWLAQVEPGPAYMAAQIRSAQLMAIGGDLNGGRNLLSHLKPQGQREQIQVIVADAQLLRDANRVPEAMTVLSNGLKRFPDDTGLLYDYAMLAEKANKMDVMETALRKIIRLAPDNQHAYNALGYSFADRNIHLQEALALIEKASKIAPEDPFIMDSMGWVQFRLGRLQEAENYLRRAYAIRPDVEIGVHLGEVLWVKGQRAEAQKFWRDANQKDPQSDLLKSTLTRLRAQL, from the coding sequence TTGAAAAATGCCCTTGTCATTGTAACGCTGTCAGCCCTGATAACGGCTACGGCCAATACCCAAGCCCAACCGCAGACACCAGAAACCGCCGCCGCGGCTACCCAGGAAAGTCCGGCACCGTTGACGGCCAAACCTCCTGCCAGCAGCAAAAAGGCGGCAACAGGGAAAACTGAAGATCCGCTACCCTCGGTCCAACTGACCGCTCCGCTACTGTACAAATTATTACGCGCCGAACTGGCACTTCAACGTGGTGACTGGCAACTGGCATATGTTTCCATGCTGGTCACGGCACAGGAAACCCGTGATCCGCGCCTGGCGGAACGTGCGGCAAAAGTAGCCCTGAGTGCTAAACAGGTCAGCGAAGCGCTGTCCGCAGTACGCCTTTGGCATGAACTGGCACCGAACTCGGATGAAGCCAACCAGTTTTACCTCGGCCTGATCATTCTTGGCGACAACCTGAAAGAAGCACGCCCTATCCTGATTGAGCGCCTGCGCCTGGCCTCGCCGCAAACCCGCGGTGTGCTGATCCTGGAGATACAACGCCTGTTGGCAAACACCAAGGATAAAAACGCCGCCTTTGCTTTGCTGGAAGAAGTAACCACGCCCTACCAGGATTTGGTCGAGACCCATCTCGCATTGGCGCAAAGTGCATTTACCAAAAATGACATTGCACGCGCCAACAGCGAAGCGCACATTGCATTGAAGCTCAAACCGGATATGGAGCTCGCCGCCCTGATGGTGGCGCAATCCACAAGCAGTCGTGCAGAAGCGCTGCAAATCCTGACGGACTTCATCAAAGCCAATCCGAAAGCGCGCGAAGTACGTGTTGCCTACGCAAAAATCCTGATCGATAACAAGCAATATGACCAGGCTCGCGAGCAATTTGAACAATTGCTGAAAGACGATCCGAAGGACCTGACCATCCTGTATGCGATGGGCATACTCGGCGCGCAGACGAATGACATTCCGATGGCGGAAAAATATCTGAGCGCTTACCTGCAGGCACTGGAAGACAATCCTGATGAAAGCCGCGATCCAGTACAAGCACAACTGATCATGTCGCAAATCGCGGAAGACCGGAAAGACTATGCGACCGCACTGAAATGGCTGGCGCAAGTAGAGCCGGGCCCGGCTTATATGGCAGCACAAATCAGAAGCGCTCAGTTGATGGCAATCGGCGGCGACCTCAACGGTGGACGCAATCTGCTCAGCCACCTGAAGCCGCAAGGACAGCGTGAACAAATCCAGGTCATCGTCGCAGATGCGCAATTACTGCGCGACGCCAATCGTGTACCGGAAGCAATGACGGTACTCAGCAATGGCTTGAAGCGCTTCCCGGACGATACCGGCCTGCTGTACGACTATGCCATGCTGGCTGAAAAAGCCAACAAGATGGATGTCATGGAAACCGCGCTGCGCAAGATCATCCGCCTCGCGCCGGACAACCAGCACGCCTATAACGCGCTCGGTTATTCCTTTGCCGATCGCAATATCCATCTGCAGGAAGCACTGGCACTGATAGAAAAAGCATCGAAGATCGCACCTGAAGATCCATTCATCATGGATAGCATGGGCTGGGTGCAATTCCGTCTCGGTCGCCTGCAGGAAGCGGAAAACTACCTGCGTCGCGCGTATGCGATACGCCCCGATGTCGAAATCGGTGTGCACCTGGGTGAAGTGTTGTGGGTCAAAGGACAAAGAGCCGAAGCGCAAAAATTCTGGCGTGATGCAAACCAGAAAGATCCGCAAAGCGATTTATTGAAAAGCACATTGACGCGCCTGCGCGCCCAATTGTGA
- the lolB gene encoding lipoprotein insertase outer membrane protein LolB, whose protein sequence is MPRKLTAILIMSTALLGACASITPPTEQASEQVASARKYQEAITLGGRLSVQYQKDDKDEAIHGSFTWKQSQDRSSIAILSPLGQILATIEVTHDNATLIQSGQAPRSAADVDLLVEQTLGWPLPVSGLRSWLQGFANDTNNKKFIATPVNNKVTTRDGWNIQYPTWESDQQSPPQDRPKRIDLERQTEQAGKVAIRIVLDTWQTP, encoded by the coding sequence ATGCCTCGTAAATTGACCGCTATCCTCATCATGTCCACTGCCTTGCTCGGCGCTTGCGCCAGCATCACGCCGCCGACGGAGCAAGCCAGCGAACAAGTCGCAAGCGCACGCAAATATCAGGAAGCCATTACGCTGGGTGGCCGCCTGTCGGTGCAATATCAAAAGGACGACAAGGATGAAGCGATACACGGCAGCTTCACCTGGAAGCAAAGCCAGGATCGCAGCTCGATTGCCATCCTGTCGCCGCTGGGACAGATCCTGGCCACCATTGAAGTGACACATGACAACGCCACTTTGATCCAGTCGGGGCAAGCGCCACGCAGCGCTGCAGACGTGGATTTACTGGTGGAACAAACACTGGGCTGGCCGCTACCGGTTTCCGGCTTGCGCAGTTGGCTGCAAGGCTTTGCCAACGATACAAATAACAAAAAATTTATCGCAACACCCGTCAACAACAAGGTCACAACACGCGACGGCTGGAATATCCAGTACCCGACCTGGGAAAGCGATCAGCAAAGCCCGCCGCAAGACCGCCCGAAACGCATAGACCTGGAACGCCAGACAGAACAAGCCGGCAAAGTCGCGATACGCATCGTACTTGATACCTGGCAGACACCCTGA
- the ispE gene encoding 4-(cytidine 5'-diphospho)-2-C-methyl-D-erythritol kinase encodes MTLTLNHCPAPAKLNLFLHVTGRRADGYHLLQSVFQLIDRGDVLHFATRDDNLIQRTTDLPGVPAESDLVVRAAKLLQTVATEKNPAKNFGADIAVEKKLPMGGGLGGGSSDAATTLLALNHLWQTGLSRAELMALGLQLGADVPFFIFGQNAFAEGIGEALVEVETPDRWFVVIEPGVSVPTPQIFSSTELTRDTKPVKISDFSGAQESFGKNDLQVVAEKLFPPIAEAIQWLGQYGDARMTGSGACVFCPFEQEQQADAVLTTVPPHWKAWKAKAIKHHPLAYLQQS; translated from the coding sequence ATGACACTTACCCTTAATCACTGCCCGGCACCGGCCAAGCTGAACCTCTTCCTGCATGTCACCGGACGACGTGCGGACGGCTACCATTTGCTGCAAAGCGTATTCCAGCTGATAGATCGCGGCGACGTGCTGCACTTTGCTACACGCGACGATAATTTGATACAGCGCACGACAGATTTGCCCGGCGTACCGGCTGAAAGTGATCTGGTAGTACGCGCAGCCAAATTATTACAAACAGTGGCAACAGAAAAAAATCCGGCAAAAAATTTCGGTGCCGATATCGCCGTGGAAAAAAAGCTGCCGATGGGTGGCGGACTTGGCGGCGGCTCATCCGATGCCGCCACGACCCTGCTGGCCCTGAATCATTTATGGCAAACCGGCCTGAGCCGTGCGGAATTGATGGCGCTGGGCCTGCAATTGGGAGCCGACGTACCGTTTTTTATCTTTGGTCAAAATGCCTTTGCCGAGGGTATAGGCGAGGCTTTGGTAGAGGTAGAAACGCCGGATCGCTGGTTTGTTGTAATCGAACCCGGGGTTTCAGTGCCAACCCCGCAGATATTTTCATCAACTGAATTGACAAGGGATACGAAACCCGTCAAAATATCGGACTTTTCCGGAGCTCAAGAAAGCTTCGGCAAAAACGACCTGCAAGTCGTGGCTGAAAAGTTGTTTCCACCGATTGCCGAAGCCATCCAATGGCTGGGACAATACGGAGATGCAAGAATGACAGGATCCGGCGCTTGTGTGTTTTGCCCGTTTGAGCAAGAACAGCAAGCCGATGCAGTACTGACAACAGTACCGCCGCACTGGAAAGCCTGGAAAGCCAAAGCGATCAAGCATCATCCGCTCGCTTATTTGCAGCAGTCGTGA
- a CDS encoding ribose-phosphate pyrophosphokinase, whose product MALENLMVFTGNANPDLALGVAKQLGLPLGKAVVSKFSDGEIVVEINENVRGKDVFVLQSTCAPTNDNLMEIMLMVDALKRASAGRITAAIPYYGYARQDRRPRSARVAISAKVVANMLQEAGVERVLIMDLHADQIQGFFDIPVDNIYASPILLRDLVTKNHEDLLVVSPDVGGVVRARALAKRLNCDLAIIDKRRPKANVSEVMNIIGEVEGRNCVIMDDMVDTAGTLTKAAEVLKERGAKKVIAYCTHPVLSGPAIERITTSPLDELVVTDTIPLTEAAKACPKIRVLSCAELLAETFKRISTGDSVMSMFAD is encoded by the coding sequence ATGGCACTCGAAAACCTAATGGTTTTTACCGGTAACGCGAATCCGGATCTGGCTTTGGGCGTTGCCAAGCAACTCGGCCTCCCGCTTGGCAAAGCTGTTGTTTCCAAATTTTCCGACGGCGAAATCGTTGTTGAAATCAACGAAAACGTACGCGGCAAAGACGTATTTGTACTGCAATCGACTTGCGCCCCGACCAATGACAACCTGATGGAAATCATGTTGATGGTCGACGCACTGAAACGCGCATCGGCCGGCCGCATCACCGCCGCCATCCCGTACTACGGTTATGCGCGCCAGGATCGTCGCCCACGCTCGGCACGTGTTGCGATTTCGGCCAAGGTCGTTGCCAATATGTTGCAGGAAGCCGGTGTTGAACGCGTCCTGATCATGGATCTGCACGCTGATCAAATCCAGGGCTTCTTTGATATCCCGGTCGACAATATTTATGCATCGCCTATCTTGTTGCGTGACCTGGTTACCAAGAATCATGAAGACCTGCTGGTCGTTTCACCAGACGTCGGCGGCGTAGTTCGTGCCCGCGCCCTGGCAAAACGCCTGAACTGCGATCTGGCCATCATCGACAAACGCCGCCCTAAGGCGAACGTTTCCGAAGTGATGAACATCATCGGTGAAGTCGAAGGCCGCAACTGCGTGATCATGGATGACATGGTCGACACCGCAGGTACCTTGACCAAGGCAGCAGAAGTATTGAAAGAACGCGGCGCGAAGAAAGTTATCGCTTACTGTACGCATCCGGTCCTGTCCGGTCCTGCGATTGAGCGCATCACTACCTCGCCGCTGGATGAACTGGTCGTCACCGACACCATCCCGCTGACAGAAGCAGCCAAGGCCTGCCCTAAGATTCGCGTGTTGTCCTGCGCTGAATTGCTGGCAGAAACCTTCAAGCGCATCAGCACCGGTGATTCCGTGATGTCGATGTTTGCCGACTAA
- a CDS encoding 50S ribosomal protein L25/general stress protein Ctc: MKVIAFARKELGTGASRRQRIAGLTPGIVYGGTAAPVNISLDHNALYHALKKEAFHSSILDLEVDGKVEQVLLRDFQVHAYKQLVLHADFQRVDAKQKIHVKVPLHFVNAETSPAVKLHGGIISHVASELDITCLPSDLPEFVEVDLANLDVGHSIHLADIKLPKGVAAVIHGGEDNPTIATASVPAGKVEAEADAAAAAAASAAAAAPAGDKK; this comes from the coding sequence ATGAAAGTAATCGCATTTGCACGCAAAGAGCTGGGGACCGGAGCGAGCCGCCGCCAGCGCATTGCAGGCCTGACCCCTGGTATCGTTTATGGCGGTACCGCTGCACCAGTAAATATCTCGCTCGACCACAATGCCCTGTACCATGCATTGAAAAAAGAAGCTTTCCATTCGTCGATCCTCGACCTGGAAGTGGATGGCAAAGTAGAACAAGTCCTGTTGCGCGACTTCCAAGTCCACGCATACAAACAACTCGTTTTGCACGCTGATTTCCAACGCGTCGATGCTAAACAAAAGATTCACGTAAAAGTGCCTCTGCATTTCGTCAATGCAGAAACATCGCCAGCAGTTAAACTGCACGGCGGCATCATTAGCCACGTTGCTTCCGAACTGGACATCACTTGCTTGCCAAGCGACCTGCCAGAATTCGTTGAAGTTGATCTGGCAAACCTGGACGTTGGCCACTCGATCCATCTGGCTGACATCAAATTGCCAAAAGGCGTTGCTGCAGTGATCCACGGTGGTGAAGACAACCCAACGATCGCTACCGCTTCGGTTCCTGCCGGTAAAGTTGAAGCAGAAGCTGACGCTGCTGCCGCAGCAGCTGCATCGGCAGCCGCCGCTGCTCCAGCTGGCGACAAGAAGTAA
- the pth gene encoding aminoacyl-tRNA hydrolase: MPIRLIVGLGNPGQEYEQTRHNAGFWLVDQLARNMPRCNLSRESKYNALAAKTVIAGQEVWLLEPQTFMNRSGQSVGALARFYKILPDEVLVAHDELDLPPGVAKLKKGGSSGGHNGLKDITAALGTQDYWRLRIGIGHPRTLNLQQAVVDFVLHRPRKEEQPLIDEAIAKSLDVIPMLCEGKFEAATMQLHTNK; encoded by the coding sequence ATGCCTATTCGCCTTATCGTCGGCCTCGGCAATCCCGGCCAGGAATACGAACAAACCCGCCATAACGCCGGCTTCTGGCTGGTCGATCAATTGGCGCGCAATATGCCGCGCTGTAATTTGTCGCGCGAAAGCAAATACAATGCGCTCGCCGCCAAAACCGTGATCGCCGGCCAGGAAGTCTGGCTGCTGGAACCACAGACTTTCATGAACCGCTCCGGACAATCGGTCGGCGCGCTCGCGCGCTTCTACAAAATCCTGCCGGATGAAGTCCTGGTCGCGCATGATGAGCTGGACCTGCCACCTGGCGTCGCCAAACTGAAAAAAGGCGGTTCCTCCGGTGGCCATAATGGCCTGAAAGACATTACTGCCGCACTTGGCACGCAGGATTACTGGCGTTTGCGCATAGGCATAGGCCATCCGCGCACATTGAACCTGCAGCAAGCCGTCGTCGACTTCGTGCTACATCGCCCGCGCAAGGAAGAGCAGCCGCTGATCGACGAAGCCATCGCCAAAAGCCTGGATGTGATCCCCATGCTGTGCGAAGGCAAATTCGAAGCCGCCACCATGCAGCTGCATACCAATAAATAA
- the ychF gene encoding redox-regulated ATPase YchF, producing the protein MSLKCGIVGLPNVGKSTLFNALTKAGIPAENYPFCTIEPNVGMVEVPDPRLQALAEIVKPERILPATVEFVDIAGLVAGASKGEGLGNQFLAHIRETDAIVNVVRCFEDDNVIHVAGKINPLDDIEVIQTELALADMGTVEKAIHRENKKARSGDKDASKLVALLERIMPHLDEAKPVRAMGLDKEEMELIKPLCLITAKPAMYVGNVSDSGFTDNPLLDQLTAYAKSQNAPVVAICAAIESEIADLEEADKKEFLADMGMEEPGLDRLIRAGFKLLGLQSYFTAGVKEVRAWTIPVGATAPQAAGVIHTDFERGFIRAQTISYEDYITYKGENGAKEAGKMRAEGKEYIVKDGDVLNFLFNV; encoded by the coding sequence ATGAGTCTCAAATGCGGCATCGTCGGCCTGCCTAACGTCGGCAAATCCACCCTTTTCAATGCCCTCACGAAAGCCGGCATCCCTGCTGAGAACTATCCGTTCTGCACCATTGAACCTAACGTCGGCATGGTCGAAGTGCCGGATCCGCGTTTGCAGGCCCTGGCAGAGATCGTCAAGCCTGAACGCATCCTGCCGGCCACCGTTGAATTCGTCGATATCGCCGGCCTGGTAGCCGGTGCGTCGAAAGGCGAAGGCCTGGGCAATCAATTCCTCGCACACATCCGCGAAACCGATGCCATCGTCAACGTCGTGCGCTGCTTTGAAGACGACAATGTGATCCACGTCGCCGGCAAGATCAATCCGCTCGACGATATCGAAGTGATCCAGACTGAATTGGCATTGGCCGATATGGGTACTGTCGAAAAGGCGATACACCGCGAAAACAAAAAAGCCCGTTCCGGCGACAAGGACGCCAGCAAGCTGGTCGCGCTGCTGGAACGCATCATGCCGCACCTGGATGAAGCCAAGCCGGTACGTGCAATGGGCCTGGACAAGGAAGAAATGGAATTGATCAAGCCTCTGTGCCTGATCACTGCCAAGCCTGCGATGTATGTCGGTAACGTGTCGGATTCCGGCTTTACCGACAATCCTTTGCTGGATCAATTGACTGCTTACGCCAAATCGCAAAACGCACCTGTAGTCGCGATTTGCGCCGCGATCGAATCCGAAATCGCCGATCTGGAAGAAGCCGACAAAAAAGAATTCCTCGCCGATATGGGCATGGAAGAACCTGGCCTGGATCGCCTGATCCGCGCCGGTTTCAAACTGCTGGGCCTGCAAAGCTATTTCACCGCAGGTGTGAAAGAAGTCCGCGCATGGACCATTCCGGTCGGTGCCACCGCACCACAGGCGGCAGGCGTGATCCATACCGATTTCGAACGCGGCTTCATCCGCGCGCAAACCATTTCCTACGAAGACTACATCACCTACAAGGGTGAAAACGGTGCGAAGGAAGCCGGCAAGATGCGCGCCGAAGGCAAGGAATACATCGTCAAGGATGGCGATGTGCTGAACTTCCTGTTCAACGTTTAA
- a CDS encoding MOSC N-terminal beta barrel domain-containing protein, giving the protein MPILTELNLYPIKSCAGISLREATLTAAGLMSEQIYDREWMIVDENGDALTQREYPKMALIAPRIKADTLELRAPGMLRLEVPLGLPAPEDEKLIRVQVWDDQVDAYDCDDTTALWFSNALGVKCRLVRFHPDAKRYSSKKWTADAEVPVLFSDGFPMLVIGTGSLDDLNEKLVAQGRSPIPMNRFRPNLVFSDIAPFEEDLADVYQFEGAALKPVKPCPRCPLPSVDQATGEFGPDPLDILSTYRANPKVDGSITFGMDAVVLNGEGTVLRVGQNVSADPVF; this is encoded by the coding sequence ATGCCCATCCTCACAGAACTGAATCTCTATCCAATCAAATCTTGCGCCGGTATCTCACTGCGCGAAGCAACGCTCACTGCAGCCGGTTTGATGAGCGAACAGATTTATGACCGTGAATGGATGATCGTCGATGAAAACGGCGATGCATTAACCCAGCGCGAATATCCCAAAATGGCTTTGATCGCACCACGTATCAAGGCCGATACGCTGGAGTTGCGCGCGCCCGGCATGCTGCGTCTGGAAGTACCGCTCGGCCTACCCGCCCCGGAAGATGAAAAGCTCATCCGCGTGCAAGTCTGGGATGACCAGGTTGATGCCTATGATTGCGATGACACTACCGCGCTGTGGTTTTCCAATGCCCTCGGCGTGAAATGCCGGCTGGTGCGTTTCCACCCGGATGCCAAGCGTTACTCCAGCAAAAAGTGGACTGCAGACGCAGAAGTACCCGTACTCTTTTCCGACGGCTTCCCGATGCTGGTCATCGGCACCGGCTCGCTGGATGACTTGAATGAAAAACTGGTCGCCCAAGGCCGCAGCCCGATTCCAATGAATCGCTTCCGCCCGAATCTGGTGTTTAGCGATATTGCACCGTTTGAGGAAGATCTGGCCGATGTCTACCAATTTGAGGGCGCCGCGCTAAAACCGGTCAAGCCCTGCCCGCGTTGCCCGCTACCGTCGGTTGACCAGGCTACCGGCGAGTTTGGCCCTGATCCCCTCGATATCCTGAGCACCTACCGCGCCAACCCCAAAGTCGATGGCAGCATCACTTTCGGCATGGATGCGGTCGTACTCAACGGCGAAGGCACGGTCTTGCGAGTCGGACAAAATGTAAGCGCCGACCCGGTTTTCTGA
- a CDS encoding sensor domain-containing diguanylate cyclase has translation MSNKLVTENSQLRTQLKLLLEQAHRNQQIMQRYQEFDLKFIGANSFQELIDSVFDTLTEASELDVITLSLIDPAAEIRRILSDLRIDISDYPNLLFVEDKDGVGEIAHPARKPALGPYNTMQHKRLFPDTVLKPASVAILPLIRRNTLIGWLSLGSLDPTRFTANMASDFLQHRASIVAICVENVINNERLQHIGLTDPLTGVNNRRYVERRLLEEVGRTQRHGYALSGMYIDLDHFKKVNDNFGHQGGDEVLCEVANRIKAELRLSDALGRFGGEEFVVLLIDAPLDAALVVAERIRASVSERPIVLSSGEELRATVSIGVASLNTADRQDSAAVAQQLLAKADLALYQAKKEGRNKVISAS, from the coding sequence ATGTCGAACAAGCTGGTTACTGAAAATTCGCAGTTGCGCACCCAGCTTAAATTGTTGCTGGAGCAGGCGCATCGCAATCAGCAAATCATGCAGCGCTATCAGGAATTCGACCTGAAATTCATCGGTGCCAACAGCTTCCAGGAATTGATAGACAGCGTCTTCGACACGCTGACCGAAGCGTCTGAACTGGATGTCATCACTCTTTCACTGATCGATCCCGCGGCAGAAATCCGCCGCATCCTGAGCGACCTGCGCATTGATATCAGTGACTATCCAAACCTGCTATTCGTCGAGGACAAAGACGGCGTAGGCGAGATCGCGCACCCGGCGCGCAAGCCCGCGCTCGGTCCGTACAACACGATGCAACACAAGCGCCTGTTCCCCGATACCGTGCTGAAACCGGCCAGCGTGGCGATTTTGCCGCTGATACGACGCAACACCCTGATCGGCTGGCTCAGCCTGGGTAGCCTGGATCCGACCCGTTTCACCGCGAATATGGCCAGCGATTTTTTGCAACATCGCGCTTCCATCGTCGCCATCTGCGTCGAAAACGTCATCAATAACGAACGGCTGCAACACATAGGTCTAACCGACCCGCTAACGGGCGTCAACAACCGGCGTTATGTGGAACGACGCCTGCTGGAAGAAGTCGGCCGCACGCAAAGACATGGCTATGCCTTGTCCGGCATGTACATCGATCTCGATCACTTCAAAAAGGTGAACGATAACTTTGGCCACCAGGGTGGCGATGAAGTTCTGTGTGAAGTTGCCAACCGCATCAAGGCGGAATTACGCCTGAGCGATGCACTCGGACGTTTTGGCGGCGAGGAATTCGTCGTGCTACTGATCGACGCACCGCTGGATGCGGCATTGGTCGTTGCTGAACGCATACGTGCCAGTGTCAGCGAGCGCCCTATCGTGCTGAGCAGTGGCGAAGAATTGCGAGCCACCGTATCAATAGGCGTCGCCAGCCTGAACACTGCAGACCGCCAGGATAGCGCCGCAGTCGCGCAGCAATTGCTCGCCAAGGCCGACCTAGCGCTGTATCAAGCCAAGAAAGAAGGCAGGAATAAAGTCATCAGTGCGAGCTGA
- a CDS encoding YfhL family 4Fe-4S dicluster ferredoxin, with translation MALLITDECINCDVCEPECPNDAIYMGQEIYEIDPTKCTECVGHFDEPQCQQVCPVSCIPFNPEWRESKEELQAKYERLQAELKTAG, from the coding sequence ATGGCTCTGCTAATTACTGATGAATGCATCAACTGCGATGTATGCGAGCCTGAGTGCCCGAACGATGCGATTTACATGGGGCAGGAGATCTACGAGATCGATCCGACCAAATGTACTGAATGCGTAGGACACTTCGACGAGCCGCAATGCCAGCAGGTTTGCCCCGTCAGTTGTATTCCGTTCAACCCGGAATGGCGTGAGAGCAAGGAAGAGTTGCAAGCCAAATACGAGCGTTTGCAGGCGGAACTCAAAACCGCCGGCTAA
- the coaD gene encoding pantetheine-phosphate adenylyltransferase: MVTAIYPGTFDPLTRGHEDLVRRASGLFDKLIVGVADSRNKKPFFSLEERLTISNEVLGHYPNVHVESFSGLLKDFVRRHDARVIVRGLRAVSDFEYEFQMAGMNRYLLPDVETLFLTPSDQYQFISGTIVREIATLGGDVSKFVFPSVDKWLKEKIAAQG; the protein is encoded by the coding sequence ATGGTTACAGCCATCTATCCTGGAACATTCGATCCACTGACGCGCGGTCATGAAGACTTGGTGCGTCGTGCATCGGGTCTGTTTGACAAGTTGATCGTCGGCGTTGCCGACAGCCGCAACAAGAAGCCTTTCTTTTCGCTGGAAGAACGCCTGACGATTTCGAATGAAGTCCTCGGTCACTACCCGAATGTGCATGTGGAAAGTTTTTCCGGCTTGCTGAAGGATTTTGTGCGCCGGCATGATGCGCGCGTGATCGTGCGTGGCTTGCGCGCGGTCTCCGACTTTGAATATGAATTCCAGATGGCCGGTATGAACCGTTACCTGCTGCCAGACGTGGAAACCCTGTTCCTGACCCCGTCCGATCAGTATCAGTTCATCTCTGGTACGATAGTGCGTGAGATCGCCACCCTCGGCGGTGATGTGTCGAAATTCGTTTTCCCGTCGGTCGATAAATGGCTGAAAGAGAAAATCGCGGCACAGGGTTAA
- the rsmD gene encoding 16S rRNA (guanine(966)-N(2))-methyltransferase RsmD, with the protein MPKKPSSKPAPKKPVHKPRSPMTHQVRIIGGQWKRTPLPVLDVEGLRPTPDRVRETVFNWINHLIDGSWSRVKCLDLFAGTGVLGFEAASRGAAQVVMVEMHTPAVRQLEATKEKLHAEQLSIVRGDALTAIQGMARNAAKFDLIFLDPPYHQNWLEKMLPGCAQLLAKDGIVYVESEESLVSDTPPEWLADWEIVRADNAGMVFYHLLQSKKLPEVQA; encoded by the coding sequence GCCACGTTCACCCATGACGCACCAGGTGCGCATCATAGGCGGGCAGTGGAAACGTACGCCTTTACCGGTGCTGGATGTCGAGGGTTTGCGCCCGACACCGGATCGCGTGCGCGAAACGGTTTTCAACTGGATCAATCACTTGATAGATGGTAGCTGGAGCCGGGTGAAATGCCTGGACCTGTTTGCCGGTACCGGTGTACTGGGTTTTGAGGCGGCCAGCCGCGGTGCGGCACAGGTTGTCATGGTGGAAATGCATACGCCGGCAGTGCGGCAACTGGAAGCTACCAAGGAAAAATTGCATGCCGAGCAGCTCAGTATCGTGCGTGGTGATGCATTAACAGCAATACAAGGCATGGCGCGTAATGCGGCCAAGTTCGACCTGATTTTCCTGGATCCGCCTTATCACCAGAACTGGCTGGAAAAAATGCTGCCCGGCTGCGCCCAATTGCTGGCTAAAGACGGCATCGTTTACGTCGAATCCGAGGAGTCGCTCGTCTCGGATACGCCGCCGGAATGGCTGGCGGATTGGGAAATTGTCCGTGCCGACAATGCAGGCATGGTTTTTTACCATCTTTTGCAATCAAAAAAATTGCCTGAAGTTCAGGCATAA